The DNA region AGAGACTTTTGACTTGTCCAAGTTAAAAATTTTTGCAAATATGGATCTTGAGCCGCTAGCGCATCAACTTCTTGCTTCATCAACTGCATTAGAAAATCTGCATTCCGCAGCATAGCAACCGTTAACAAAAAGATTTCACGCCACCTGGGTTCAGTAATATGAGTCACCAGACGTTCTAACGGTTGTTTTAATGCTTGTAAATTATAACTAGCAACGATTTTTCGAGCAGTCAGGTATTCTTGAAACGTCAAATAAGAGAAAGAGAAAATCCCCCGCACTCGTTCTGCTAGTAATCCATGTTGCAACTCTATCGCCTGAAGTACCCCTTTACTATCTAATTCCAATTCCTCTGGTTCTGTGGAGGCATTCGGCAAATCACCGATATAATCGCTAATGTATTGCTCAACAATGCGTTGTTCAAAAAAGTAATTACCCTGCTCAAATGTCGCGCTAGCAACTTGACTCAGCAACTTAAGTTTTTGTGGTAATAAAAAACCTTCGTACACTTCATCCCGCTCAATTGCTTTAGTTTCGTCCCATTTCCCCAAGAGCAGGTCTAAACACTGCTTATAAAACGCAGCTTTTTGAGTTGGAAATTTGTTATGATGATGAAAAACCCAGCAGGCGAGATGCAAAAACAACGGAGTGACAGCAAGTCTTTGAAATTGTAAATTTTCGGGTAAATCTAGTTTCTTAATAAACTCAAATGCCTGTTCTTGTTTATCCTGAATGTTGGTTTTCGTAACTGCTGTAAACCACTTTTGAGCAAAAGTAACAATTTGATCTTGACTAAAAGGGGCAATTTCAACATCTGTAAAGCGTCTGAGGTTCAAAGCTTTAGCTGCCGTGCGGCAGGTGACGACAAACATATTCTTTTGATACTTTTCAGATAGTCTGCGAATCTCATTGACGACACCCTTACTCTGTTCATGGAGTACTTCATCTAATCCATCCAGCAACAGCAACACTCTGCCCTCTAACAACAAAGTTTCCAGCACAGATGGATCTGAAATTCCACAGGTGAAGAATTCTTTGCAAATATAGTTGAGTAAATGGAACTCTCCTACAACTCTCGCTTCGTCGGCAAAATCTCTTAAGGTGACAAAAATAGGAACCCGATTTTCTGCAAATCTCCCTCGGTTGCATTGAATCGCCAGATGTTGTAAAAAAGTGGTTTTACCTGCTCCCGGTTTACCCAACACCCGCAGCTTTGAGTAAGTTTGAACTGCCGCGATCCCCGCGATTTGCGTCTGGGATACTTCACCTAAACCAAAGCGATCGAATTCTTTTGATGTAAAGTTTTGCAAATCAGCAAACTCTAACCACTGAAGGCTGGCAATTTCCTCCAAAATGTTGACATCGATATAAATGTCGTCGATTCTAACGGGGCGAGTAACATCTAATAGCTGCAAAGTGCCGCACTGGTGTTGAATTTTGTCGAAGCGTTGCGATCGCACTTGTTGTACTAGAGCATCAATATCTAAAAATTCAGCAGTACCAAGTTCTTTTGATTCAGAGAATTCTTCTGGTGGATTAGCCGCAATCTCCCGCCAATTCAACGACAACACAGAACAAATTTCTATAAAGATATGACGCTCAACGGGACGCCCACTAAAAAACCGCCAAATTGGTTGGCGAGTCTTTAAGTTAACTTCAAAAGCCAAATCTTCTTGTGTCCACCCTTTATGAGCGAACGCTTTTTTAGCTTGTTGAATCCCGGCGAGGGATGCTTCGAGCGATCGCTTGACCATAGGAGCTTACACACATCAAATAATAATTCTTCAATTTGACATTATTACAACATACGGTTTTGAAACTACTTAGAAACCAAGTGAGCTATTTTGGCTATTTTTAAATGTTAATGATTTCTTTCAAGCATCTTCAGCCAATATCCTGTAATTGCCTTTTCTCAGTAAGTCGAGTAGTTAAAGTATTTTTTGTAACTGGATATTGAGTTTTAGAGAAAGTTATTGTATATCTAGTACCTTTAGTGGTACGGCAAGCTTCAAATTTATTGTACAATTAAGTACTCATAATTATTGTACCACTTCTATACGCTAGTGTACTTGTGTGTAAAGTTAGTTTGTTATAATTAATATTTAAATAAATCAGATTAAGCTAGTTTTAGATTTTAAATTTTGGATTTTAGATTAAAATCTAAATCTAGAATCTAAAAAAGTTTTCAAATCTCTCCGTTTACGGAGATGAAAAATAAAATTTTCAATAGTTAAGCTTCTTTTTTATAAGAAGAGGTTAATCTAAAAGACGCTCCTACGTCGTTAACGCTACGCTATCGCAAATCCAAAATCTAAAATCGAGTGACGAACTTTATTGTTTGTGTACACACCTACAGCTGATAAGAAGCCGTCAAAGCTACCGCCAAAGCATCCGCAGCATCATCCGGCTTAGGAATATCATCTAAATCCAACTCCCGCGCCACTGCTTCTTGCACTTCCGACTTATCGGCATTGCCATACCCTGTTAAAGCTTGTTTAATTTGAGCAGGAGTAAACTCTACATAAGGAAGACGACGCTGGCCCAACACTAAAATGACTATACCCCGCGCCTGTGCAACCAGGATTGTACTTGACATCCGATAGAAAAATAGCTTCTCGATCGCAACCAAATCTGGTTTAAATTCCTCGATCACAGTGTGTAAATCATCAAACAAGGTACATAAGCGCAGTCCCATTTCCACATCTGCCGAAGTTTTGATTACCCCAAAATCCAGCATATTTACTGTAGTCTCTGGTATCTTGTTAGGAGTTTGTGTGCAAGTAATTGCCCCAAATCCTAAAATTGCCAGTCCTGGATCTAATCCTAAAATTCGTTTTTCCATTAAATTCACTTTTATCAAGCTAGGGTATTGTTTAACTAGGAATACTGGCAATTTTGACCACTTGCTCTTAGTCTAATGGGATAGACAAATATAATAGTTTCACGCCGAGTGTTTTAAACCAACTGGTGTAAATTTTCTGTTAATTATTGTTTGTAGCACTGCTGTAAATCAGGTATGTCAATTGGTTTTCTCAGACAAGCCCTCAACGCCCTGCAAAAGCAGTCGCGCTCTCGTACTTCCTATCGGGTTAACCAGTGGTTCAAATGGTTATCCCCTGGACTATCGGTAAAACGTTGGTTGTTGATCAGTATTGGGGGTGTACTGCTGGCGAGTTTGGGGTTAGCTATCTGGATTAAGCTCACCCCAATTTTTTGGATGATCGAGTTTTTTAGGAATCTTCTGGGAGTAATCACCAACATTTTACCCAACTATGTTAGTGGGCCTTTGGTGCTGCTTGGCGGCTTGCTGTTAGTGCTTTGGGGGCAAACTCGCACTGTCGGCTCAATTACTAAGGTACTAAGAACAGAAGGCGGAGAAGAACTCATCGATGTCTTACTGGCACATCATCGATTGTACCGAGGCCCGAAAATAGTGGTAATAGGTGGTGGTACCGGACTTTCTATGTTGTTGAGGGGACTCAAAACCTACAGCGCTAATATTACTGCTATTGTTACTGTCGCCGATGATGGTGGATCTTCTGGGCGGTTGCGTCAAGAATTTGGAGTGTTACCACCAGGGGATATTCGCAATTGTTTAGCTGCACTAGCAGACGAAGAAAAGTTATTAACAGAATTGTTTCAATACCGTTTTCGGGCTGGAGATGGGTTAACGGGTCACAGTTTTGGTAATTTGTTTTTAACGGCAATGAGTGATATTACTGGAGATTTAGAACAAGCTGTTGCAGCCAGTTCTAAAGTGCTAGCAGTACGGGGACAAGTACTACCAGCAACTCTCAGTGATGTTCGTCTCTGGGCAGAATTAGCCGATGGTCGTCGCATTGATGGGGAGTCTAGCATTCCCAAAGCTGGCGGTAAAATCGTTAAAATTGGCTGCATTCCAGCTAATCCTCCAGCAGTACCAGCAGCTATTAAGGCAATTAAAGAAGCTGATTACATTATTATTGGCCCAGGTAGCCTTTATACCAGCCTAATTCCTAATTTACTAGTACCAGAAATTGCCGATGCGATCGCTCAAACAGATGCCCCCCGTATTTATATCTGCAATATAATGACTCAACCAGGAGAAACTGAAGGATACACTGTTGCAGATCACATCAGAGCAATTGATGCTGCTTGTGGGGAAAGACGGTTATTCGATGCTGTACTGATACACAAAAAATCCCCCTCAGAGCAATCACTCATCCGCTACGCCGAACAAAACTCCCATCCGGTTTTCCTAGATAGAGAAGCCGTAACTCAGCTAGGACGAAGGATTGTTCCAGCTAATGTTTTGTATGAAGATGAAACGGGTGTTATCCGTCACAATCCGCAGAAACTAGCACAAGTGTTGTTGCGGTGGTACGGTAGAAGTCAGCCCCTTCGGGGAATTCAAAATTCAAAATTTAAAATTCAAAATGAAGGAAAATAAAATTAGTCATTAGTCTACACAAAGGACTAATGACTAATAACTAATAACTAATAACTAATTATGAAAATTTTTCTTGCAGATACAGAGGCGACCCTACGCTTAGGTATTACTCTCGGTGAATCCCTAACTCCTGGCAGCGTAATTTTACTAGAAGGTGATTTAGGTGCTGGTAAAACTACCCTAGTTCAAGGTATTGGCAAAGGTTTGGGAATCGCTGAACCTATTGTTAGTCCCACCTTCACCCTGATTAATGAGTATACGGAAGGACGCCTCCCCCTTTACCATCTAGATTTATATCGGCTAGAACCACAAGAAGTTGCAGCCCTGAATTTAGAAAGTTACTGGGAAGGTGTTGAAGTCATACCAGGAATTGTGGCAGTTGAATGGGCAGAACGATTGCCCTACAAGCCAGATAGCTATTTAAGTGTGAGCTTGACTTATGGGAATGAGGGCACTCGTCAAGTCGAACTCATCCCATTCAATTGTGCCATTAGCGAAGTCATTGCCGCGATTTAAGCTCATCTCCCGACTTAAGTACGAGAAATGTGACTTTCTTGAAAATATGTAATACGAGAAAATTTTTGCAAACAGTCAAGGGAGAACTCCACACTCGTTCTATCTGCCACTACCACGCTCACCACTGTCAATTACTAACATTGTTATCTCAACCCAGAATAAATTAAAAAATTTTGTAACAGCAGCTTGATTACTGCAATAATCAGTTAAAAAAACTGATTTAAATGGTCTATAAATGAATAAAATGTAAACTGTTGTTGGGTTAAATAAGAATTTTCACAAAACTTAGTCAGCTTAGTTTTACCCGATTGGTTCTCTACTGTCATTAAAAGAACAAATCTGGATTATTTAGCAGCCAAAGCTAGTAGAGATAAGTTAAACAACATCAAGCAAGTTATGCAGAAGTTGTCTAACTTTTCCTTATCCTCAATATACCCAAATTAAAGTCATAATATATACACAGAAATACTGAATTATCAAATATTTGAAAATTAATTTGAATAGCAATAAATTATTTTATTCACATCTGTAATTAATACTGATATCAATAAATTAAATAAAACATCTCGTATTTATACATAACTATCGTATAAATACGAGATGTTTTTTCCTTTACTAATTGATATGAATAAGTCTACGTAGATGCACTAATTATCTTTAATAAAAGAGGCGATCGCCTCCTTTATCGGAGAACCAGAGTCGTCTCTGGTATAGTATGTAAGACCTTTATCAATGAATGCAGAAGTAGTATTTATTAACTGCTCAATAATCTCCAAACTGGCATTATCTATTTCTGGACTGACTTTTTCACCTGTAAATCGGTTTTTTCGCTCTTCTGGAGGTAACACAATGCGAGGATCTTTATAAGTCTCTTCTGGCTTGGCTTTAAATGTCTCATTTAAGTCAAACTGAAGTCGTAAGTAACGTTTAGAATCGTATCCACCCATAATTTGCCGACAAATAGTACTATCAATCTCAGATGTAGGTTCCATAAAGATATTAGTAAGATTTTGTATCCAGTCTAAGCCTCTCCATTTACTTATTTGCTTATATTGATATGGTTCACCAGTTTGACCTGTGCCAATAGAAAGAATAGAAATATCTTCCAATTGCAGATTATCCAGTTTATATTTTTGCTTAATTATTGGAGAGACTGAAGATTGACTGATCCTCATAACTAAACTCAAAGCTGCAAGACAAGGGTTGTTAGCAGAAACTCCTCCATCAATATGTGGGAATTCCCAATCACCAAATTTTTCTTTATCTACAGGTTCTAATTTATATGGTGGAAAAAAAGTAGGAGCTGAGGCAGAAGCAGTACATATCTGCCATAAATAACAGTCATCGTACCATCTGTCTCCTAAATCGGGATGGCAATTAGTAAAAAAGGTTGTATTCCGATATAATGTATCGTATGCAAGAATCAAAATAATCGGTTTTTCAATATCTTTTATTCTTATAGATTTATACGTATCTTTGAGAACGCTAATAATTCCATCATGAGAATATTTAGGTGGTGAAAATACATCAAGAATTGATTTGATGATGGACGGCAAGTTTTTATAGCGTTCTTTTCTATCTAGCGGGAATATATCTTGACCTCTATCTTTATAGAGTTTAATGAGTTCATGGCTCTCCTTTCCTAAAGCGATCGCTCCTGCTAACATTGAACCAGTGGAAGTGCCAGAAATCAAATCAAAATATTCGTATAAAAAGTTTCCTTTGCCCTGGTTTCTAATTTCTTGTTCTACTTCTTGAAGTATTCGTGCTGCAACGACTCCGCGAATACCGCCACCATCTAAAGCTAAAATTTTGAAGGACATAGCAATTCTATTTGATTATTTCTATGGTTATCGAACAGAATTCAGGAGTCAGTTGTCAGAATGGGCTAAACCTTAGCTATCCGCTAACAGAATTAATTTTGGCAGAAATTGCGGATAGAGAGGCTGCGCCTTAAGCGTAGCTATGAGCAACGCAGGAGCGATTAAAGTTTTGACTTGAAACCCTTATAAATAAATTTAGAGTTTCAAGTTGCCATCTCTAATACAGCGACTAGTCAATACCCTTGGGTTAAAAGGTAAAGGAAAAAAATAAGGATTGTCGTCCCCAATTTTAGCTTTAACCAAACGGCATTGATCTAGTCTTAACTTGGGATAGATGAAAATCTTGCCAGTTCAAGTATGGCTTTGATGTCTAATTATTGGTCTACTACATAAGCTTAAATAAATATTTCCTATAAGAAAGTTAAAGCTTGACCCCGCACTTGTGTATTTACCTGACCTTTGTCATAAACTACTTCACCACCGACAATGGTAGTTGTAGCCCAGCCGGTAAGGTTCCAGCCTTCAAAGGGACTCCAACGGCATTTGGTTAATAGTTCTTCGCGCCGGACTGGACGGTATGTGTTTAAATCTACAAGTACTAAATCGGCATCATAACCAGGCGCGATCGCTCCTTTATTGGGAATACCATAAGCCACAGCTACATTTTTTGACATCCAGTTAACAACTTGAGCAACACTACACTTTCCCTCCATCGCCGCAGTTAACATCAAAGCTAGAGAAGTTTCTACCCCAGGCATTCCCGAAGGACTATTGGGGTATTCTTGAGCTTTTTCTTCTAAGGTGTGCGGCGCGTGATCTGTAGCAATAAAATCAATCACGCCATCGCGCAAAGCTTGCCAGAGAACTTCGTTATCATGGGGCGATCGCAAAGGTGGATTCATCTGTGCTAAAGTGCCAATCTTCTCGTAAGCACTGGTATTCAACAACAAATGCTGTGGTGTCACTTCTGCTGTTACCCAACTAGGTTTCTCCTGACGCAGCAAATCTGCTTCTTCGGCAGTTGACATGTGCAAAATATGCAAACGACGTTGATATTTTTGAGAAAGTTTTAATGCCAGTTGGGTTGCAAGCAATGCCGCTTGATTATCTTGAATTTGCGAGTGAACGGCTGGATCGTGGATGTTGGCAAATTCTTGGCGGCGTTGGTTAATTCTAGCTTGGTCTTCGGCATGAACGGCAATCAAGCGATCGCCTTTAGCAAATATCGCCTCCAATGCTGTTTCGCCATCAACTAACAACTGACCATGCATCGACCCCATGAAAATTTTAATTCCCGATGTTGGCTTTGCTAAGAGCAAATCTGGTAGATTTTCTGCTGTTGCCCCAATAAAAAAGCCATAATTAACCAAGGACTTTTGTGAGGCACGTTGTAGCTTGTCGTCTAAAGCCTGCTGTGTCGTTGTCAGGGGGCGCGTATTGGGCATTTCTAAAAAAGAAGTGACTCCCCCTTTAGCACAAGCGCAACTGGCGGTGAATAAATCTTCTTTGTGTTCTAGTCCAGGTTCCCGGAAATGCACCTGCGGATCGATGACTCCTGGCAACAAAGTTAACCCTTCTGCGTCAATTTCAGTGGCTAGTGCCGTTTGGGAGATTTCTGGTGCAACTTCGACTATTTGGCGATCGCGGGTCAATACATCCCCAATCATCAGTTCACCATTGGGTAGAATTATGCGAGCGCGACGAATCAGTAAAATTTGTGGAGATGACATAGGGTTAATAAAGTTGAGATAGGGAGCTATGTATTACAGAGAATTATGCTTTTAGGTTAAACTTATTCGCGATCGGAGTAACCAATTTTTGCCGGGCGTTAAAAAAAAGTTTATTTTTAATTTATGAACAACCCCGTCAATCAATTTTGGATTTTAGATTTTAGGTTGTATCTTTGGTGCGCTTTCAGCGCAGCTTGGATTTTGGATTGACCGTAGCCTGAAAGGGATGCGGCTTGGGTATTTTACATTGGTTTCGCCCACCAGAGGCGAGTCATGACCCAGAACAAACACCCTAATCTAAAATTGCTAATCAAGATGGGAGCATGACTAGGAAATTAAAATTTCCCGTTAAGATTAACAGATAAAGTCTCACTAGGCGAGTTAATTACCTACATCTTTCCTTCAGTTAAGTAATTTCATGCAAAATAAAGTGTCTGATAACAACTCTAGTCAACAACCTGATAATTCTTGGATCGCAGAGCTAGGTAGAACGATTGTATTAAGCATTGTTCTAGCTCTGGGAATTCGTACCTTTGTTGCTGAAGCACGCTGGATTCCTTCTGGATCGATGGAACCGACTCTGCATGGTACGCCAAACCAGTGGGAGGCAGATAAAATCATTGTCGATAAATTGAAGTATAAATTTGCTGACCCGCAACGGGGAGATATTGTAGTATTTTCGCCAACAAAAGAGCTACAAAAAGAACAATACCAAGATGCTTTTATTAAACGTGTAATTGGCTTACCTGGAGAAAAAGTACAACTTAAGGATGGCAAAGTCTATATCAATAACAAACCCCTCCCAGAAAGCAATTACCTCAGTTCTGGTCAGACTACAGTCATTGATGTTTGCCAATCAGGGCCACAACCACCTTTTTTGGCAAAACCCCAGACTATACCAACAGGTTCATACTTAGTACTAGGTGATAATCGTAACAATAGTTATGATGGCCGCTGCTGGGGTGTTGTCCCCCGCGAGAATATTATTGGACGGGCTGTAGTTCGCTTCTGGCCTCTAAATCATGTTGGAGGAATAGATAAATCGCCAATATATCCATAATTAACAATATTATTATTGATGCTCCCCTGGTTGAAGAAGTAACACCAGTGCTTACTTGTTGGGAAAATCAGGGGAGTCATTAGTCATTGGTCATTAGTCATTAGTCAAGAGTTAGAAATTCTTCTCGTGCTCCCCCTGCCCCTTGCCTCTCACTGCTATGATGCCTTACTTAGCCAAGATTTTACTGTATCCAGTTAAGTCACTGGATGGTGTTGAAGTTGAGAACGCTAGAGTTATTGCCAGTGGCGCACTACAATATGACCGCGAGTTTGCTTTTTTTGACGAACAGGATAGATTTGTGAATGGCAAACGTCATGCTAAAATCAATGTAATAAGAGCGCAATTTGCACTCTTAAATAGAACTATCTCGTTGCAGATCCCAGGCGGCGACTCACAACAAATTTTTCATCTGGATGAGGAACGGCCAGCATTAGAAGCAACTATGAGTAATTTTTTTGAGTTTGCTGTCACATTAAGGCAAAATTCTCTGATGGGTTTTCCTGACGATACATACTCACCTGGCCCAACGGTAATTAGTACAGCAACATTGGCAGAAGTAGCTTCCTGGTTTCCCGGTTTAAGTGTAGATGAAATACGCCGTCGGATGCGTGCCAACATCGAGATTGATGGTGTACCAGCATTTTGGGAAGATCGACTATTTAGTGAACAAGGTGATTTAGTCTCCTTTCGAGTGGGAGATGTAGATTTTTTTGGGGTTAATCCATGTCAGCGTTGTATTGTGCCAACACGCGATTCTTATTTAGGAAAAGCTTACCCAAACTTTCAAAAAATCTTTGCAACTCAACGACAAGCAACTCTACCAAATTGGGTTGCTTCATCGCCTTTTAATCACTTTTACAGATTGAGTGTCAATACTCAATTAGCCCCATCGTCAGCCGGAAAAATTTTGCAAATCGGCGATAAGGTTGACATATTTATACAATAAAATTAACATTTATTTAAAGTAAAAAATATTAAGTAAATTTTTTAGATTTTTTTATTTTTACTCTGAACTTATATAAAAATTTTAAAGTTGTACTTAATTTTTATATAAGTCCAAGAGTTTTCAGACCGGATAATCAAGACCTCAGCAATTAAAAATTAAATTTAGGATTGGGTACTAATGACGACCTGAATTTTAGAATGGCATACTGTAGCTTATCAGTTAAATTTCATTTCATCCGAGAAAATCTGATAGAACTGAGTCAATTCAGGTGCAATATCTACGACGGGTTATGACGCTCGTTCGCTCACTGTGCCGTAGGCAAGACTCGCTATCGGCGTTGCTAAGTTTGAAAATTAGACCTTGGAGGAATTTAGCCAGTCAAAAAAATAGAAAATAAATTTCTGTATTTTTTTATACTTTATACTTAAATAATATGCCATATAAAATGCATAATACGCCGTAATTATCCTGATATTAAATGTAGCTGATATGGCAAAAATATCCCTAATGTATGCTGGGGAAGAATTAAACAACAATGTTATCCAAACTTCAGCCGATCAAATCTATTAATCGCTTAGTTGGCAAAGTTTATGCCAATATGCCCCTGAGGTATGTTCTGATTGTGCCCTTTATATTGCAAATTTGTGGCGCGGTGGGACTTGTAGGCTATCTTTCGTATCAAAACGGCCAAAAAGCGGTAACGGAGCTTGCTAATCAATTAGAAAATGAAATCTGCGATCGCATTGAACAACATCTTGATAAGCATTTAACAACCCCGAAGCAAATCAATCAAATCAACTTAGATGCAACTGAGCTAGGTATGCTCAATCTTTCAGACTTTAAAACCACCGGAAATTATTTTTGGAAACAAATGCAGGTTTTTAATGTTGGCTACAACAGCTTTGCCAACTCCAAAGGTGAGTTTATCGGTGTTGAACGTTTAGATAATGGCAGGCTCTTAATTAATGAAGTTACCGAAAAGCATGGCATCGGGAAACTTTATGTTTACGATACGGATTTGAAAGGCAATCGCCGCCAGCTTCAACAAGTTAAAAATTACGATCCTCTTATAGAAGCGTGGTATGCAGATGCAGCCAAGATGGGCAAACCCATTTGGAGTCAAATTTATCAATGGGAAGATAAACCAGAAGTCCTATCTATCTCTTCTAGCTATCCTGTTTACAATAAAAATCAGAAACTTGTTGGGGTGATTAGTGTTGATTTGCTATTGTCACAAACTAGCAATTTCTTAGCAAATTTCAACACCAAAAAATCGGGTAAAACTTTTATTTTAGAGCGTTCCGGGTTAATAGTGGCTTCTTCTACTACTGAGTCACCATATACCATCATTAATCGTCACGCAAAACGCCTATCGGCATTAGACACTGAAGATTCTTTAATTCGACTCACAACCCAGTCTTTGATCAAACGCTTTGGTAATCTTGGGTTTGTTGTTGGGAAGCAACAGCTAAGTTTTACCGCCGATGGAATGCGTTATTTTGTCCAGGTAAAAAACTGGAGGGATGAACTGGGTTTAGATTGGCTAATTGTGGCGGTGATTCCCGAAGGCGAATTTATGGAGGAAATTAATGCTAATACCCACATCACTATTTTGCTGTGCATAGGTGCTTTTTTAGTCGCTACAAGAATTGGGATTTTGACTAGTCGCTGGGTAATCAAGCCGATTTTAGAATTAAACACATCAGCGAAGAAAATTGCTAAAGGTGAATGGAAGCAAATACCAGAAATTCAGCGTTCCGATGAACTAGGGGAACTAGCCAAGGCATTTGAAATTATGGCAAAGCAACTCCAAACATCATTCAATACTTTAGAAGCAAAGAATGCTCAGATGCAAGTCTTAAATGAGGCGCTATCTCACAGTCAGAGTCGGCTAACTCAATTTTTAGATGCTATGCCAATAGGTGTATTTATTATAGATGCTGAAGGTGAACCTTATTACACAAATAAAATAGGGCAGCAAATTCTTGGTCGAGGAGCGATCGCACAAGTTAGCAGCGAAAAATTGTCAGAGGTATATCAAGCTTACCTTGCTGGGACAGATCAACTTTACCCCAGCGATCGCCTGCCGATATTGAGAGCATTGCTTGGGGAAAGCGCCAGGATCGATGATATGGAAATTCGCCATTTTGACAAGAGTATTCCCATTGAAGTTTTGGGAAAGCCAATTTATGATGAATCAGGAAATCTTGCTTTTGCGATCGCCACATTTTTTGATATTACCCAACGCAAACAAGCAGAAAACTTATTAGCAGAATACAATCGCACCTTAGAGGCTCAAGCAAAAAAACGTACTGAAGAGTTCCAGCAAGCGATCGAGCAACTACAAACCACCCAACAAGAACTAATTCAATCGCAAAAAATTGCCGCACAAGAACAACAAGCAGCCATTCGTGAAGCGGCGCGAAGCACCGCCGCCAACCTTGCCAAAAGCGAATTCCTTGCTAATATGAGCCATGAACTGCGTACGCCACTCAATGCCATTCTGGGTTTTAGCCAAGTCATGAGCCGAGATTATTCTTTATCTAGCGAACATCAAGAAAACTTAGCAATTATTAATCGGGCTGGCGAACATCTACTTAACTTAATTAACGACATTCTAGAAATGTCCAAAATTGAAGCTGGCAGAATCACATTAAATAGCAGCAGCTTTGACTTAATTCATGTGTTGAAGAAATTAGAAAAGATGCAACACGCAAGTGCTGCATCTAAAAATTTAGAACTAGTGTTTGAATATGCACAAAACATTCCTAAATACATAGAAACGGACGAAAATAAACTGTGTCAAGT from Nostoc commune NIES-4072 includes:
- a CDS encoding patatin-like phospholipase family protein; translated protein: MSFKILALDGGGIRGVVAARILQEVEQEIRNQGKGNFLYEYFDLISGTSTGSMLAGAIALGKESHELIKLYKDRGQDIFPLDRKERYKNLPSIIKSILDVFSPPKYSHDGIISVLKDTYKSIRIKDIEKPIILILAYDTLYRNTTFFTNCHPDLGDRWYDDCYLWQICTASASAPTFFPPYKLEPVDKEKFGDWEFPHIDGGVSANNPCLAALSLVMRISQSSVSPIIKQKYKLDNLQLEDISILSIGTGQTGEPYQYKQISKWRGLDWIQNLTNIFMEPTSEIDSTICRQIMGGYDSKRYLRLQFDLNETFKAKPEETYKDPRIVLPPEERKNRFTGEKVSPEIDNASLEIIEQLINTTSAFIDKGLTYYTRDDSGSPIKEAIASFIKDN
- a CDS encoding dihydroorotase, with product MSSPQILLIRRARIILPNGELMIGDVLTRDRQIVEVAPEISQTALATEIDAEGLTLLPGVIDPQVHFREPGLEHKEDLFTASCACAKGGVTSFLEMPNTRPLTTTQQALDDKLQRASQKSLVNYGFFIGATAENLPDLLLAKPTSGIKIFMGSMHGQLLVDGETALEAIFAKGDRLIAVHAEDQARINQRRQEFANIHDPAVHSQIQDNQAALLATQLALKLSQKYQRRLHILHMSTAEEADLLRQEKPSWVTAEVTPQHLLLNTSAYEKIGTLAQMNPPLRSPHDNEVLWQALRDGVIDFIATDHAPHTLEEKAQEYPNSPSGMPGVETSLALMLTAAMEGKCSVAQVVNWMSKNVAVAYGIPNKGAIAPGYDADLVLVDLNTYRPVRREELLTKCRWSPFEGWNLTGWATTTIVGGEVVYDKGQVNTQVRGQALTFL
- the tsaE gene encoding tRNA (adenosine(37)-N6)-threonylcarbamoyltransferase complex ATPase subunit type 1 TsaE, which encodes MKIFLADTEATLRLGITLGESLTPGSVILLEGDLGAGKTTLVQGIGKGLGIAEPIVSPTFTLINEYTEGRLPLYHLDLYRLEPQEVAALNLESYWEGVEVIPGIVAVEWAERLPYKPDSYLSVSLTYGNEGTRQVELIPFNCAISEVIAAI
- a CDS encoding gluconeogenesis factor YvcK family protein → MSIGFLRQALNALQKQSRSRTSYRVNQWFKWLSPGLSVKRWLLISIGGVLLASLGLAIWIKLTPIFWMIEFFRNLLGVITNILPNYVSGPLVLLGGLLLVLWGQTRTVGSITKVLRTEGGEELIDVLLAHHRLYRGPKIVVIGGGTGLSMLLRGLKTYSANITAIVTVADDGGSSGRLRQEFGVLPPGDIRNCLAALADEEKLLTELFQYRFRAGDGLTGHSFGNLFLTAMSDITGDLEQAVAASSKVLAVRGQVLPATLSDVRLWAELADGRRIDGESSIPKAGGKIVKIGCIPANPPAVPAAIKAIKEADYIIIGPGSLYTSLIPNLLVPEIADAIAQTDAPRIYICNIMTQPGETEGYTVADHIRAIDAACGERRLFDAVLIHKKSPSEQSLIRYAEQNSHPVFLDREAVTQLGRRIVPANVLYEDETGVIRHNPQKLAQVLLRWYGRSQPLRGIQNSKFKIQNEGK
- the ruvC gene encoding crossover junction endodeoxyribonuclease RuvC, with protein sequence MEKRILGLDPGLAILGFGAITCTQTPNKIPETTVNMLDFGVIKTSADVEMGLRLCTLFDDLHTVIEEFKPDLVAIEKLFFYRMSSTILVAQARGIVILVLGQRRLPYVEFTPAQIKQALTGYGNADKSEVQEAVARELDLDDIPKPDDAADALAVALTASYQL
- a CDS encoding NACHT domain-containing protein gives rise to the protein MVKRSLEASLAGIQQAKKAFAHKGWTQEDLAFEVNLKTRQPIWRFFSGRPVERHIFIEICSVLSLNWREIAANPPEEFSESKELGTAEFLDIDALVQQVRSQRFDKIQHQCGTLQLLDVTRPVRIDDIYIDVNILEEIASLQWLEFADLQNFTSKEFDRFGLGEVSQTQIAGIAAVQTYSKLRVLGKPGAGKTTFLQHLAIQCNRGRFAENRVPIFVTLRDFADEARVVGEFHLLNYICKEFFTCGISDPSVLETLLLEGRVLLLLDGLDEVLHEQSKGVVNEIRRLSEKYQKNMFVVTCRTAAKALNLRRFTDVEIAPFSQDQIVTFAQKWFTAVTKTNIQDKQEQAFEFIKKLDLPENLQFQRLAVTPLFLHLACWVFHHHNKFPTQKAAFYKQCLDLLLGKWDETKAIERDEVYEGFLLPQKLKLLSQVASATFEQGNYFFEQRIVEQYISDYIGDLPNASTEPEELELDSKGVLQAIELQHGLLAERVRGIFSFSYLTFQEYLTARKIVASYNLQALKQPLERLVTHITEPRWREIFLLTVAMLRNADFLMQLMKQEVDALAAQDPYLQKFLTWTSQKSLAAPVPAAIRAFYLALARTPHLTPYFAFVCIFDRDIFLDAVLDNLVMECESNFADVYGCNDALSSALAIVQDAGLHQALQELKDLLPDPEQSRESIQTWWQTSYPAWMEQLKTAIAKHQNIQHHWHFSPQQQQVLQQYYDANLLLIDCLNSNCEITDVVRQEIEASLLPIKELSKWEWQGAESSEQGAEEKL